One region of Ptiloglossa arizonensis isolate GNS036 chromosome 8, iyPtiAriz1_principal, whole genome shotgun sequence genomic DNA includes:
- the LOC143150485 gene encoding uncharacterized protein LOC143150485, whose translation MKEWRAELILGGLYVSSAILSVVSLISLVTVWQHWSWTLNICISIDCGCILYAINTFSTFMGGDVKLCHFSVYGTIPAILIGLCLGGYHGYRCCVNRNLDEPVQMYDDTNRNLNDTPRRVVVVRAKRRTPYKQWMPAVFLAILLCCLSLAHAVVMTDGYYKTCEQYRRRLIHFLSATGREAEVIHNRLSCGAIFDFMDYLQPDVTDWRHNKQIDTGFALRLAIISTWLNFCVWICAFLLNVIMARKRLCCRE comes from the exons ATGAAAGAATGGCGAGCGGAGCTCATACTCGGTGGGCTCTACGTCTCATCCGCGATCTTGTCCGTGGTGTCGTTGATCAGCCTGGTTACCGTTTGGCAACATTGGTCGTGGACACTGAACATTTGCATCAGCATCGACTGCGGTTGCATACTGTACGCCATTAACACCTTCAGCACGTTCATGGGAGGTGACGTGAAACTCTGTCACTTTAGCGTTTACGGCACGATTCCTGCAATTTTAATCGGTTTGTGTCTCGGTGGATATCACGGTTATCGGTGCTGTGTCAATAGAAATTTGGACGAGCCTGTGCAAATGTACGATGACACCAACAG AAACTTGAACGATACTCCGAGAAGGGTGGTGGTGGTCCGAGCTAAAAGAAGAACACCGTACAAACAATGGATGCCCGCCGTGTTCCTCGCTATTTTGCTCTGTTGCTTGTCGCTGGCGCACGCGGTCGTAATGACGGATGGTTACTACAAAACCTGCGAGCAGTACAGAAGAAGACTCATACATTTTCTGAGCGCAACTGGTCGCGAGGCCGAG GTGATACACAACAGACTTTCGTGCGGAGCGATCTTCGACTTTATGGATTATCTGCAACCAGACGTGACCGATTGGAGACACAACAAACAAATCGACACCGGCTTCGCTCTACGATTGGCAATAATATCCACGTGGTTGAATTTCTGCGTTTGGATATGCGCGTTCCTCTTGAACGTCATCATGGCGCGAAAGAGACTCTGTTGTCGCGAATGA
- the Tim23 gene encoding translocase of inner mitochondrial membrane 23 isoform X1, whose translation MSSINNNINTEILGNLPSMSRQPNYDDTMFGNVTSQQGLLSLSPYLNFDPAYLPPSQPEYIFPEGVTKQRGRFELAFSEIGAACITGATIGGATGFYRGIKATTLAGQTGKLRRTQLINHVMKNGSSLANTFGIVSVMYSGIGVLLSWTRGTDDSLNTLVAATATGMLFKSSSGLRKCLRAGCIGLGVASIYCVWSNRETLLELWHRNINPASK comes from the exons ATGTCTTCGATCAACAACAATATAAACACAGAAATTCTTGGTAATTTACCATCTATGTCAAGACAACCTAATTACGATGACACAATGTTTGGGAATG TTACATCTCAACAAGGATTACTATCGCTCAGTCCATATTTAAACTTTGACCCGGCATACCTGCCACCAAGTCAACCTGAGTATATATTTCCTGAGGGAGTTACGAAACAAAGAGGTCGGTTTGAATTAGCTTTTAGTGAAATCGGTGCAGCATGTATAACAGGAGCTACTATTGGCGGTGCAACAGGCTTTTACAGAGGTATTAAAGCAACAACGTTAGCCGGTCAAACTGGCAAACTTAGGAGAACTCA ATTAATCAATCATGTCATGAAAAATGGTTCCTCGTTAGCAAACACATTTGGAATAGTATCTGTAATGTATAGTGGTATTGGTGTACTTTTGTCATGGACAAGAGGAACAGATGATTCTTTAAATACTCTagtagcagcaacagcaacaggcATGCTATTTAAATCCTCGT CTGGCTTGAGAAAATGTTTACGAGCCGGTTGCATCGGATTAGGAGTAGCATCAATATATTGCGTATGGAGTAATCGAGAAACGCTATTGGAATTATGGCATCGCAACATTAATCCAGC ATCAAAGTGA
- the Tim23 gene encoding translocase of inner mitochondrial membrane 23 isoform X3: MINLRDDNGKNIMNSSKYDNLNESITSQQGLLSLSPYLNFDPAYLPPSQPEYIFPEGVTKQRGRFELAFSEIGAACITGATIGGATGFYRGIKATTLAGQTGKLRRTQLINHVMKNGSSLANTFGIVSVMYSGIGVLLSWTRGTDDSLNTLVAATATGMLFKSSSGLRKCLRAGCIGLGVASIYCVWSNRETLLELWHRNINPASK, encoded by the exons atgataaatttacgCGATGATAATGGGAAAAATATTATGAACAGTTCAAAATATGATAATCTAAATGAATCAA TTACATCTCAACAAGGATTACTATCGCTCAGTCCATATTTAAACTTTGACCCGGCATACCTGCCACCAAGTCAACCTGAGTATATATTTCCTGAGGGAGTTACGAAACAAAGAGGTCGGTTTGAATTAGCTTTTAGTGAAATCGGTGCAGCATGTATAACAGGAGCTACTATTGGCGGTGCAACAGGCTTTTACAGAGGTATTAAAGCAACAACGTTAGCCGGTCAAACTGGCAAACTTAGGAGAACTCA ATTAATCAATCATGTCATGAAAAATGGTTCCTCGTTAGCAAACACATTTGGAATAGTATCTGTAATGTATAGTGGTATTGGTGTACTTTTGTCATGGACAAGAGGAACAGATGATTCTTTAAATACTCTagtagcagcaacagcaacaggcATGCTATTTAAATCCTCGT CTGGCTTGAGAAAATGTTTACGAGCCGGTTGCATCGGATTAGGAGTAGCATCAATATATTGCGTATGGAGTAATCGAGAAACGCTATTGGAATTATGGCATCGCAACATTAATCCAGC ATCAAAGTGA
- the Tim23 gene encoding translocase of inner mitochondrial membrane 23 isoform X2: MSSINNNINTEILGNLPSMSRQPNYDDTMFGNVTSQQGLLSLSPYLNFDPAYLPPSQPEYIFPEGVTKQRGRFELAFSEIGAACITGATIGGATGFYRGIKATTLAGQTGKLRRTQLINHVMKNGSSLANTFGIVSVMYSGIGVLLSWTRGTDDSLNTLVAATATGMLFKSSSGLRKCLRAGCIGLGVASIYCVWSNRETLLELWHRNINPA; the protein is encoded by the exons ATGTCTTCGATCAACAACAATATAAACACAGAAATTCTTGGTAATTTACCATCTATGTCAAGACAACCTAATTACGATGACACAATGTTTGGGAATG TTACATCTCAACAAGGATTACTATCGCTCAGTCCATATTTAAACTTTGACCCGGCATACCTGCCACCAAGTCAACCTGAGTATATATTTCCTGAGGGAGTTACGAAACAAAGAGGTCGGTTTGAATTAGCTTTTAGTGAAATCGGTGCAGCATGTATAACAGGAGCTACTATTGGCGGTGCAACAGGCTTTTACAGAGGTATTAAAGCAACAACGTTAGCCGGTCAAACTGGCAAACTTAGGAGAACTCA ATTAATCAATCATGTCATGAAAAATGGTTCCTCGTTAGCAAACACATTTGGAATAGTATCTGTAATGTATAGTGGTATTGGTGTACTTTTGTCATGGACAAGAGGAACAGATGATTCTTTAAATACTCTagtagcagcaacagcaacaggcATGCTATTTAAATCCTCGT CTGGCTTGAGAAAATGTTTACGAGCCGGTTGCATCGGATTAGGAGTAGCATCAATATATTGCGTATGGAGTAATCGAGAAACGCTATTGGAATTATGGCATCGCAACATTAATCCAGCGTAA
- the Sirt1 gene encoding sirtuin 1 produces the protein MASGSELPEYSSPAKRRKVDGNGYIGTSTAKPDFQDCETSHDTPNEDLEETYGGDSGFNELSDESKSISVSPNATNLTTTPSRIDSTSDDTGCPIDNADEKDEVSSTVSNLSDLSGLSDFSGEGEVNHQWRNASSWVQKQMLIGADPRDLLHHLLMDSTQIPEQVDDLTLWKIIVNVMSEPPRRQKLRHINTLSDVVRLIRNSKRIIVLTGAGVSVSCGIPDFRSRDGIYSRLAQDFPDLPDPQAMFDINYFGQDPRPFYKFAREIYPGQFKPSPCHRFIKMLDKQKKLLRNYSQNIDTLEQVAGIENVIECHGSFATASCTRCKYQVKADDIREDIFAQRIPLCPKCRVNALPPISEINPNESYRDLVTQGIMKPDIVFFGEGLPDAFHDAMSKDKDDCDLLIVVGSSLKVRPVALIPSSIPSHVPQILINRESLPHLKFDVELLGDGDIVINQLCHLMGDNYKEVCWNETVLKEATQLLPIRYLSDDTWEQSQDTTTNTVLTRDSAETDFKPHDSCSVESQDSLMVNNNGGIQQRSESINVCISPFRNDHANNTEERFSLLGDSPKRRLGESSAESSPKRMNFGSSSALDFNSSSSITETSDCSTDYKIHVVSVESTSKENGKVYNLEECQVFPRIIEFSSESTILDSTLKANRCIENTVVSNISDDRTTVATTGIDKINFKPRQASIDSALDSGIGDSCNSVDSREGKNDKDELKNERLERHCWQPKVRESIAVRLPENTYYQLTPGKYIFPGAEIYSDPEDYDQCSLSINSESSESDSDSSSAVEEEEEEEEEEEDEEDEDEDEQQGEMNKEGKVEETSQGAKLLESTNVKADADTEGEEVKWTASPYSGVHG, from the exons ATGGCGTCGGGCTCGGAGCTGCCAGAATATTCGTCCCCAGCAAAACGACGAAAAGTCGACGGCAACGGTTACATCGGTACCAGCACTGCAAAACCTGATTTCCAAGATTGTGAGACGTCGCATGATACCCCGAATGAAGATCTCGAAG AAACATATGGAGGAGATAGTGGGTTCAATGAATTAAGCGAcgagtctaaatcaatttctgtTTCTCCAAATGCTACAAACTTGACGACAACTCCATCAAGAATTGATTCAACCAGCGACGATACTGGTTGTCC AATTGATAATGCAGATGAGAAAGATGAAGTTTCCTCGACGGTTTCAAATTTGTCTGATTTATCAGGATTGTCTGACTTTTCTGGCGAGGGAGAAGTTAATCATCAATGGAGGAATGCATCTTCATGGGTTCAGAAGCAAATGTTAATAGGTGCTGATCCTCGAGATCTTCTACATCATCTCCTTATGGATTCCACTCAAATTCCAGAGCAGGTGGACGACCTGACTCTTTGGAAG aTTATAGTGAATGTAATGTCTGAACCACCGCGTCGACAGAAGTTAAGGCATATAAATACTTTGTCGGATGTGGTCAGATTAATACGTAATAGTAAAAGAATTATAGTCTTAACTGGAGCAGGTGTAAGCGTCAGTTGTGGTATACCTGATTTCAGAAGTAGAGACGGTATTTATTCCAGGCTGGCTCAAGATTTTCCGGACTTACCCGATCCTCAG gCTATGTTCGATATTAATTACTTTGGTCAAGATCCAAGACCATTTTACAAATTTGCACGAGAAATTTATCCTGGACAGTTTAAACCGAGCCCGTGCCACAGGTTTATTAAAATGCttgataaacaaaaaaaacttctaagaaattattcgcaaaacATCGATACGCTCGAACAGGTAGCGGGCATTGAAAACGTGATCGAGTGTCATG GGTCCTTTGCTACCGCATCATGTACGAGGTGTAAATACCAAGTGAAAGCCGATGATATCAGGGAGGACATTTTTGCTCAGAGGATACCCTTGTGTCCGAAATGCAGAGTGAACGCTTTGCCACCCATATCGGAGATTAATCCTAATGAAAGTTATAGag ATTTGGTGACACAGGGCATAATGAAGCCAGATatcgttttctttggtgaagGACTTCCGGACGCTTTTCACGATGCGATGTCCAAAGACAAAGATGACTGTGATCTTTTAATCGTAGTCGGATCATCCTTGAAAGTTCGGCCGGTAGCATTAATTCCTTCCTCTATTCCGTCTCATGTTCCACAGATTCTCATTAATCGAGAGTCGTTACCACATCTAAAGTTTGATGTTGAATTATTGGGTGACGGTGACATCGTTATAAATCAATTGTGTCACCT AATGGGAGACAACTACAAAGAAGTGTGCTGGAACGAAACAGTTCTTAAAGAAGCAACACAACTTTTGCCGATCCGTTATTTGTCGGATGATACTTGGGAGCAAAGTCAAGACACAACAACGAATACTGTGTTAACGCGAGATAGTGCTGAGACTGATTTTAAACCACACGATTCTTGCTCTGTTGAAAGCCAAGATAGTCTCATGGTCAATAATAACGGTGGCATCCAACAACGTAGTGAGAGCATAAACGTTTGCATTTCACCTTTCCGTAATGATCATGCAAATAATACAGAAGAGAGGTTCAGTCTTTTAGGAGACAGTCCAAAAAGACGATTGGGTGAGTCAAGTGCCGAAAGCAGTCCCAAGAGAATGAACTTTGGCAGCAGTTCTGCGTTAGACTTTAATTCGTCCTCCTCGATAACAGAGACTTCCGATTGTTCGACTGATTATAAAATTCATGTCGTGTCTGTGGAATCTACCTCAAAAGAGAATGGAAAAGTTTACAATTTAGAAGAGTGTCAAGTATTTCCAAGGATAATCGAATTTTCCTCGGAAAGTACAATCTTAGATTCTACGTTAAAAGCAAACCGTTGTATAGAAAATACGGTAGTGTCAAACATAAGCGATGATCGCACAACAGTTGCTACTACTGGAAttgacaaaattaattttaaaccgaGACAAGCGTCTATCGATTCCGCTCTGGATTCTGGGATAGGTGATAGTTGTAACAGTGTCGATAGTCGAgaagggaaaaacgacaaagacgaattaaaaaatgaaagactGGAAAGGCACTGTTGGCAGCCTAAAGTACGAGAAAGTATTGCTGTGAGGTTACCAG AAAACACGTATTACCAACTAACACCTGGGAAATATATATTTCCTGGAGCAGAAATATATTCAGATCCTGAGGATTACGATCAATGTTCTCTTTCAATAAATTCCGAAAGTTCAGAAAGCGACAGTGATTCTTCGTCCGCggtggaagaggaggaagaagaggaggaggaggaggaagatgaGGAAGACGAAGATGAGGACGAACAGCAaggggaaatgaacaaagaggGCAAAGTGGAAGAAACAA GCCAGGGTGCAAAGTTGTTGGAAAGTACGAATGTCAAGGCTGATGCCGATACCGAAGGTGAAGAAGTAAAGTGGACGGCAAGTCCTTACAGTGGTGTACACGGTTAA